The Sesamum indicum cultivar Zhongzhi No. 13 linkage group LG2, S_indicum_v1.0, whole genome shotgun sequence genome contains a region encoding:
- the LOC105155832 gene encoding cation/H(+) antiporter 15, translating into MSERATISTNKSRDAIVCYSPTMITTNGIWQGEDPLDFALPLFVLQVTLIICTTRILVFILKPFRQPRVIAEILGGVILGPSVLGRSTEFSITLFPLRSVMVLETMANVGLLYFLFLVGVEMDIVQVIKSSGRKAVIIAVTGMILPFLIGVSFSFILHQSAQYVKLGIFIIFLGVALSVTAFPVLARILAELKLVNTEIGKIAMASALLNDMCAWVLLAVALAVAENEYWSLNSLMVIAGTAAFVVFCIYVVRPLILWIIQKTPEGESVSEFYICLILSGVMISGFITDAIGTHSVFGAFVYGLVIPNGPIGVTLIERLEDFVLGLLLPLFFAISGLKTDVTSIKGAGTWATLALVIVLASAGKITGTLLVSLYYDIPFYEGLTLGLLMNTKGLVEIIVLNVGKDQNVLDDKTFAIMVIVAVVMTSIVQPGVTTLYRPARKRVAYKRRTIQRTKPDGEFRVVVCVHTPRNVPTIIQLLEASHPTKKSPISTYVLHLVELSGRASAVHIVQYTRKSGRPAINRMQAQSDHIFNAFQNFEQHGGFVSVTPFTAISQYSTIHEDICNLAEDKRAALIIIPFHKHQTVDGRMEDTNSSFRMLNQNVLAHAPCSVGILVDRGLNGQKRLSQNQILHHIAVLFFGGPDDREALAYAWRLSQHPGNNITVMRFVLGDNGLETTTESNSGQETLTVETDDDREKKLDEKCIHEFREITMHSSAVMYMEKVVNHGEETVAAIRTIDGNHDLFIVGKGRAVISPFTAGLSDWSECPELGAIGDLLASSDFLATYSVLVLQQYVGMETIGDTTICMPDSPTQQQGRPDSGQRRSPPQDTAIF; encoded by the exons ATGTCAGAGCGGGCGACGATCTCAACTAACAAGTCGAGGGATGCGATAGTATGCTACAGTCCGACGATGATCACGACCAACGGCATTTGGCAGGGGGAAGACCCTTTGGACTTCGCGCTGCCGCTCTTCGTATTGCAAGTCACACTCATCATTTGTACGACGCGTATTCTTGTGTTCATCTTGAAACCCTTTCGCCAGCCTCGCGTCATTGCAGAGATTCTT GGTGGTGTAATATTAGGTCCATCAGTCCTGGGAAGAAGCACCGAGTTCTCCATCACTCTATTTCCGCTGAGAAGTGTGATGGTTCTTGAGACAATGGCGAACGTAGGCCTTCTCTACTTCCTTTTCCTTGTTGGAGTAGAAATGGACATTGTTCAAGTGATCAAAAGCAGCGGCAGAAAGGCTGTGATCATTGCTGTTACGGGCATGATTTTGCCGTTCCTAATAGGCGTGTCGTTTTCCTTCATTCTGCACCAGAGCGCGCAGTATGTCAAGCTGGGGATTTTCATTATCTTCCTAGGAGTTGCCCTTTCCGTCACCGCGTTTCCAGTGCTTGCACGTATCCTAGCAGAGCTAAAACTTGTGAACACGGAGATTGGGAAGATTGCTATGGCGTCAGCTTTACTTAACGACATGTGTGCATGGGTTCTATTAGCCGTTGCCCTTGCCGTAGCAGAGAACGAGTACTGGTCACTGAATTCATTGATGGTGATTGCGGGGACTGcagcttttgttgttttctgcatCTACGTAGTAAGGCCTCTGATTTTGTGGATCATACAGAAAACCCCGGAAGGCGAATCAGTCAGTGAGTTTTACATATGCCTAATTCTTAGTGGTGTTATGATTTCTGGTTTCATAACAGATGCTATTGGAACACATTCCGTGTTTGGGGCTTTTGTCTATGGCTTAGTTATCCCTAATGGTCCTATCGGTGTAACGCTCATTGAGAGGCTGGAGGACTTCGTTCTGGGGCTGTTGTTGCCCCTCTTCTTCGCAATTAGCGGACTCAAGACCGACGTTACATCAATAAAAGGTGCCGGGACATGGGCCACTCTGGCCCTCGTCATTGTTCTTGCTTCTGCCGGAAAAATTACAGGAACTCTTCTTGTTTCTCTGTACTATGACATTCCATTTTATGAAGGACTAACACTTGGTTTGCTCATGAACACCAAAGGCCTTGTTGAGATTATTGTCCTTAATGTGGGCAAAGACCAAAAT GTTCTTGACGATAAAACTTTCGCAATTATGGTAATTGTGGCAGTTGTTATGACTTCAATTGTCCAACCGGGTGTCACAACCTTATACAGACCGGCAAGAAAACGCGTAGCTTACAAAAGGCGAACGATCCAGAGGACGAAACCAGATGGAGAATTTCGTGTGGTGGTGTGCGTGCACACTCCAAGAAATGTTCCAACAATCATCCAGCTGCTTGAAGCCTCCCACCCTACCAAGAAATCACCAATTTCCACATACGTCCTCCACCTTGTCGAGCTCTCTGGCCGTGCATCAGCAGTGCATATTGTCCAGTACACTCGAAAATCAGGTCGACCGGCCATCAACCGCATGCAAGCTCAATCCGATCATATCTTCAATGCCTTCCAAAACTTTGAACAGCATGGAGGATTTGTGTCGGTGACCCCCTTCACAGCAATCTCCCAATACTCCACGATCCACGAAGACATATGCAACCTGGCTGAGGACAAACGTGCGGCGTTAATTATCATCCCTTTCCACAAACACCAAACGGTGGATGGACGAATGGAAGACACTAATTCCTCGTTTCGCATGCTTAATCAAAATGTATTAGCCCATGCTCCCTGTTCAGTTGGAATACTTGTTGATCGTGGCCTCAATGGGCAAAAAAGATTATCGCAAAACCAAATACTCCACCACATAGCAGTGCTATTCTTTGGCGGGCCGGATGACAGAGAGGCATTAGCATATGCGTGGAGACTATCTCAACATCCGGGGAACAACATCACTGTGATGCGTTTTGTGCTTGGAGATAACGGACTAGAAACAACAACAGAGTCTAATAGCGGACAGGAAACATTAACAGTTGAGACAGATGATGATAGAGAAAAAAAGCTAGACGAGAAATGTATACACGAGTTCAGGGAGATAACGATGCATAGTTCTGCAGTCATGTACATGGAGAAAGTAGTGAATCATGGGGAAGAAACAGTGGCAGCAATAAGGACTATCGATGGAAATCATGACTTATTTATAGTAGGCAAGGGACGGGCTGTGATATCACCTTTCACGGCTGGTCTTAGCGACTGGAGTGAGTGCCCCGAGCTCGGTGCAATTGGCGATTTATTAGCTTCATCAGATTTTTTAGCCACATATTCAGTGCTAGTACTGCAGCAATACGTAGGGATGGAGACGATTGGAGACACGACGATCTGCATGCCAGATAGCCCAACTCAGCAGCAGGGGAGGCCTGATTCAGGACAACGACGGTCACCTCCACAGGACACGGCTATTTTCTAA
- the LOC105155833 gene encoding 14 kDa proline-rich protein DC2.15, with amino-acid sequence MAPRATTSTVLLLLLNLLFFTMVSATYAPCPPPPKTTPSGGGGHGHGHGHKAKCPKDTLKLGVCANLLNDLVHLVVGTPPKTPCCSLIGGLADLEAAVCLCTAIKANVLGINLNVPVSLSLLLNYCGKKVPSGFQCA; translated from the coding sequence ATGGCTCCAAGAGCTACCACATCAACTGTCCTCTTGCTTCTCCTCAATCTGCTCTTCTTCACAATGGTGAGCGCAACTTATGCTCCTTGCCCTCCACCACCCAAGACCACTCCTAGTGGCGGGGGCGGCCACGGCCACGGCCATGGCCACAAGGCCAAGTGCCCAAAAGATACCCTCAAGTTGGGTGTGTGCGCCAACCTGCTCAATGACTTAGTCCATCTGGTGGTAGGAACCCCACCCAAAACCCCCTGCTGCTCACTCATTGGTGGATTGGCCGATCTCGAGGCCGCCGTCTGCCTTTGCACAGCCATCAAGGCCAACGTCCTCGGCATTAACCTTAACGTCCCAGTTTCCCTCAGCTTGCTGTTGAACTATTGTGGCAAGAAGGTTCCCTCTGGCTTCCAGTGTGCATAA